From Spirosoma aerolatum, one genomic window encodes:
- a CDS encoding L-dopachrome tautomerase-related protein yields the protein MKTLSVTLFFLLSSFIASAQSHPSTKLETVAQFGRHQPIGLGVSQDNRIFVTFPKNPINYDYGLAEIVHGKRIPYPNAEWNQWDSLNPQHRFINVQALFVDQTNDLWVLDPASPSGQKAIPEGIKLLKINLKTNQVERVYRFEDLPRERTGLNDVQIDTRRQKAYLSDPGRGAIVVLDLRSGKSRTVLDTAPSTKADPDFVLTIDGKEVRDSRGNPFRSNVNGIALTHDFKYLYFRPITQTKLYRITVDDLVNLNLSPAELSGRVESMGETGVSHGMIADKAGRIYLTDSPDKAIRYVTPGESTAERRLRVLVQDNRLLWPDSFGIGTDGYLYVTAAQIHRTRRYNNGEDNVVYPFGLYRVKLPE from the coding sequence ATGAAAACACTTTCCGTTACTCTTTTCTTTTTACTGAGCTCATTCATTGCATCGGCTCAATCGCATCCATCTACTAAGCTGGAAACCGTCGCTCAGTTTGGCAGGCACCAGCCCATAGGATTAGGCGTCTCGCAGGACAACCGCATCTTTGTTACATTTCCTAAGAATCCAATCAACTATGATTATGGTTTGGCCGAAATCGTACATGGGAAGCGTATACCCTACCCTAACGCCGAATGGAATCAGTGGGATTCGCTGAACCCGCAACATCGGTTTATTAATGTTCAAGCCCTGTTTGTCGATCAAACCAATGACCTTTGGGTACTTGACCCGGCCAGCCCATCGGGCCAGAAAGCGATACCTGAAGGCATTAAACTGCTCAAGATCAATTTAAAGACCAATCAGGTGGAACGTGTTTACCGTTTCGAGGACTTACCCCGCGAACGAACGGGGCTGAATGATGTCCAGATCGATACCAGACGGCAGAAGGCGTACCTATCCGATCCGGGCCGGGGAGCGATTGTTGTGCTCGATTTACGTTCTGGAAAAAGCCGAACGGTGCTGGATACGGCTCCATCGACCAAAGCCGATCCTGATTTTGTGCTCACCATTGATGGGAAAGAAGTTCGGGATAGCCGGGGCAATCCATTTCGGAGTAATGTCAACGGTATCGCCCTTACGCACGATTTCAAGTACCTTTATTTTCGCCCGATCACCCAAACTAAACTCTATCGGATTACCGTTGACGATTTAGTCAATCTAAACCTATCACCTGCGGAGTTGTCGGGGCGCGTCGAATCGATGGGCGAAACGGGTGTGTCGCATGGGATGATTGCCGACAAAGCGGGGCGTATTTACCTCACCGATTCCCCGGATAAAGCCATTCGGTATGTCACTCCCGGCGAGTCTACGGCTGAACGGCGGCTGCGCGTCCTGGTTCAGGACAACCGATTACTGTGGCCGGATAGTTTCGGCATCGGAACGGATGGGTATTTGTATGTAACAGCCGCCCAGATACATCGTACCCGTCGCTACAATAATGGGGAAGACAACGTGGTCTATCCGTTTGGTCTATACCGGGTGAAATTGCCGGAGTAG
- a CDS encoding DEAD/DEAH box helicase has protein sequence MNYLKATPIQELAIPKILEGRDLIASAQTGTGKTAAYLIPLLDRISHANHDHTSTLILVPTRELAKQIDEQVEGFGYFVQARSIAIYGGGKGDDWDKQRKALETGADIIVATPGRLIAHMQLGYVNFDKIDYLVLDEADKMLDMGFSDDILNIVAKLPAKRQTLLFSATMPPKIREFSKRILTEPDEIRLAVSKPAAGIDQQFYLAYDAQKLPLLVHLIQHSRTPVQSMVLFTSKKAEVNSIVRALGKLGYEARGISSDLEQDDREVVLRDFKNKAFPILVATDVLSRGIDIDNLTHVVNYDIPRDAEDYVHRIGRTARAATTGTAITFISDQDQNRIVNIERLIEREVDKQSITEELGMGKSPVFDPRRFSGLRGKSGRGSGRGRDKRRTDERRKQEPGASGEARPANRRERSEKTAPKPRPDATVEGEKPSVPVNAEEQPVGKTKRRKKRRRGPKSDAPGNGTARTASPANPSATGE, from the coding sequence ATGAACTACCTTAAGGCCACGCCCATTCAGGAGCTGGCCATTCCTAAAATCCTTGAAGGGCGCGATCTCATCGCCAGTGCGCAGACTGGGACTGGTAAAACAGCGGCTTATCTGATTCCACTCCTTGATCGAATTTCACACGCCAACCACGATCATACCAGCACGCTTATTCTGGTTCCCACGCGCGAACTTGCCAAGCAAATTGATGAACAGGTTGAGGGTTTTGGCTATTTTGTGCAGGCACGCAGTATTGCTATTTATGGGGGAGGTAAGGGGGATGACTGGGACAAGCAGCGTAAAGCGCTTGAAACCGGAGCCGACATTATTGTTGCTACGCCTGGCCGACTTATTGCCCATATGCAGTTGGGGTATGTCAACTTCGACAAAATCGATTACCTGGTTTTGGATGAAGCTGATAAAATGCTCGATATGGGCTTTTCGGACGACATCCTGAATATTGTGGCTAAACTGCCTGCCAAGCGGCAAACGCTACTGTTCTCGGCTACCATGCCGCCCAAAATTCGGGAATTTTCGAAACGTATTCTAACGGAGCCTGACGAAATCCGGCTGGCCGTTTCCAAACCCGCAGCCGGTATCGATCAGCAGTTTTATCTAGCCTACGACGCTCAGAAATTACCTTTGCTGGTACACCTTATTCAACATAGCCGTACACCCGTGCAAAGTATGGTGCTGTTTACGTCCAAAAAAGCCGAAGTAAACAGTATAGTTCGGGCATTAGGCAAACTAGGCTATGAAGCGCGAGGAATCAGTTCCGATCTGGAGCAGGATGATCGGGAAGTGGTACTGCGGGATTTTAAAAACAAAGCATTCCCTATTCTGGTCGCTACCGATGTACTGTCGCGCGGGATCGATATTGATAATCTGACGCACGTTGTCAATTACGATATTCCCCGTGATGCGGAAGATTACGTTCACCGGATTGGTCGGACGGCACGGGCCGCCACCACCGGAACGGCCATCACCTTCATCAGCGATCAGGATCAGAACCGGATTGTCAATATCGAACGACTCATCGAACGGGAGGTTGACAAACAGTCCATTACCGAAGAACTGGGTATGGGCAAATCGCCCGTATTTGATCCACGTCGGTTTAGTGGACTGCGTGGCAAAAGTGGACGAGGATCGGGTCGTGGTCGGGATAAACGTCGGACTGACGAACGACGAAAGCAGGAACCGGGGGCATCGGGTGAAGCACGCCCGGCCAATCGTCGGGAGCGGAGCGAAAAGACTGCGCCTAAACCTCGCCCTGATGCAACAGTGGAGGGTGAAAAACCGTCTGTTCCAGTAAATGCCGAAGAGCAGCCAGTTGGTAAAACGAAACGCCGGAAAAAACGTCGGCGTGGGCCAAAGAGTGACGCACCCGGCAATGGGACTGCTCGGACGGCTTCGCCTGCCAACCCCTCAGCTACTGGCGAATAG
- a CDS encoding ABC transporter permease, which yields MRSFNANSKETEPTQPPRWAQRLLAWYCRPNILEDLQGDLNEYFERNLTTKGPRKARWIYCLDVLKFFRLYTIRKPDFINLFIHWIMLGSYLKTSRRSLVRNKLFSFINIIGLAVSMSVGLLVISFVTDILAYDDFHENKDRIFRVITAFKTPEQPSIDLASTSVKVGQRLRKSVPGIDALTILRNGFGGDATVGETTVPLGGHWADASFFKVFTFPLLEGNPATALKDPYSLILTEKTAKKLFGDVDPLGKTVRLDTLNYTVTGLMKDVPKLSHIQFEALASFSTAEAQFTRKDPNFYGWDNIWQNYVYMVLPVQTKPESVLQALNTFNKQENSGLINRTVSVSLQPLKEASLGRKLHNAIGPTMIPIVIWVLSGLALVIILSACFNYTNLSIARSLRRSREVGVRKIIGALKSHVLGQFMAESVIIALMALVISFGLFLFLRTQFLALDPFINNMVSLEVSVRIILYFILLAILVGLLAGILPALFFSRIKPVQVLRDGSALKVFRRLTLRKTLIIIQYGLSLVFIATTLIGYAQYRSFLTFDLGFTTDNILNINLKGNKGAVLANELSQIPGVAEVSKSQLITSLGSMGGTTMKYKDSQDSALVWHNMVDEHYLPIHKHKLLAGTNFTRHPKKGEEESEVIVNEQVIRRFNIAKRNPQKALGEQVVVDKKKLTIVGVLKDFHYGTMEKQIEPVMFRYFTDQTGGYLNVKVATTDLPATLASIEEVWRKLDKMHPMEAKFYDDQIEEAYRQFAIMLKVIGFVAFLAICIAFLGLLGMVVFMTETRLKEVSIRKVLGASEGGLVYLLSKSFLNLLLLAAFVALPATYLFFDQVVLVNFAYHQPIRVNELVISVLVVMIPAFLMIVSQTLNAARKNPAKVLKSD from the coding sequence ATGAGATCATTCAACGCCAATTCGAAGGAAACAGAACCAACACAACCACCCCGGTGGGCGCAACGGTTGCTGGCCTGGTACTGCCGCCCCAACATACTGGAAGACTTGCAGGGGGACCTGAATGAGTACTTCGAACGCAACCTGACGACTAAAGGGCCACGGAAAGCCCGGTGGATTTACTGCCTGGATGTGCTGAAGTTTTTTCGTCTGTATACCATTCGTAAACCTGATTTTATTAACCTTTTTATCCATTGGATTATGCTTGGCAGTTACCTCAAAACGTCCCGGCGGAGCCTGGTGCGTAACAAACTATTTTCTTTCATCAACATCATCGGGCTGGCCGTTAGTATGTCGGTGGGTTTACTGGTTATTTCATTCGTTACGGATATACTCGCCTACGACGATTTTCACGAAAATAAAGATCGGATTTTCCGGGTGATCACAGCCTTTAAAACGCCGGAACAACCGTCAATCGATCTGGCTTCAACATCGGTAAAAGTGGGACAGCGCCTTCGCAAAAGTGTACCAGGAATTGACGCGTTAACCATACTTCGTAATGGCTTTGGTGGGGATGCTACCGTGGGTGAGACAACGGTTCCCCTAGGTGGGCATTGGGCCGATGCTTCGTTTTTCAAGGTATTTACCTTTCCCTTACTGGAAGGTAATCCCGCCACAGCCTTGAAAGACCCATACTCACTGATATTGACTGAAAAAACGGCCAAAAAGCTATTCGGCGATGTCGATCCACTGGGCAAAACAGTTCGGTTGGATACGCTGAACTATACCGTGACAGGCTTAATGAAAGATGTTCCGAAATTGTCTCATATTCAATTCGAAGCATTAGCCTCTTTCTCAACAGCAGAAGCGCAGTTTACCAGAAAAGACCCTAATTTTTATGGATGGGATAACATCTGGCAGAATTATGTCTACATGGTTTTACCCGTGCAGACTAAACCCGAATCGGTATTGCAGGCCCTGAATACGTTTAATAAACAGGAAAACAGCGGATTGATAAATCGAACGGTTTCGGTATCGCTTCAGCCGCTGAAAGAAGCATCGCTGGGACGGAAGCTACACAATGCGATTGGGCCTACGATGATACCGATTGTGATCTGGGTTTTGAGTGGACTGGCGCTGGTTATTATCCTGTCGGCCTGTTTTAATTACACTAATCTGTCAATTGCCCGGTCCCTTCGTCGTTCGCGGGAAGTAGGAGTTCGTAAAATTATCGGGGCATTGAAAAGTCATGTGTTAGGCCAGTTCATGGCCGAATCCGTCATTATTGCGTTAATGGCGCTGGTAATCTCGTTTGGGCTCTTTTTATTTCTTCGAACTCAGTTTCTGGCACTCGATCCGTTTATTAATAATATGGTGTCGCTAGAGGTTTCGGTTCGGATCATTCTTTATTTTATTTTACTGGCCATTCTTGTAGGGTTGTTAGCCGGAATTTTACCTGCCCTGTTTTTCTCCCGAATCAAACCGGTGCAGGTGTTAAGAGATGGATCGGCCCTGAAAGTATTTCGGCGGCTTACCCTGCGTAAAACGCTGATTATCATTCAGTACGGGTTGTCTCTTGTCTTCATCGCAACAACCCTGATCGGCTATGCGCAGTACCGGAGCTTTCTAACTTTCGACCTGGGCTTTACGACCGACAATATTCTGAATATAAACCTGAAAGGAAATAAAGGGGCGGTGTTGGCGAACGAGTTGAGCCAGATTCCCGGCGTGGCCGAGGTATCGAAATCGCAGTTGATCACCAGCCTGGGCAGCATGGGCGGAACGACCATGAAGTACAAAGATAGTCAGGACTCTGCGCTGGTCTGGCATAATATGGTTGACGAACATTATTTGCCAATTCATAAGCACAAACTCCTGGCTGGAACAAATTTTACCCGACATCCTAAAAAAGGAGAGGAGGAGAGCGAAGTTATTGTGAATGAGCAGGTCATCCGACGATTCAACATTGCCAAACGAAACCCGCAGAAAGCACTGGGCGAACAGGTGGTTGTCGATAAAAAGAAGCTCACGATTGTCGGTGTGTTAAAGGATTTCCATTACGGAACGATGGAGAAACAAATTGAGCCCGTCATGTTCCGGTACTTTACAGATCAAACGGGTGGATATCTGAATGTAAAAGTGGCTACTACCGATTTGCCCGCTACCCTGGCGAGTATTGAGGAGGTTTGGCGCAAGCTGGATAAAATGCATCCGATGGAAGCCAAGTTTTATGATGATCAGATTGAAGAGGCCTACCGGCAGTTCGCCATTATGCTTAAGGTGATTGGCTTTGTTGCGTTTCTGGCCATCTGCATCGCTTTTCTGGGACTGCTGGGCATGGTCGTATTTATGACCGAAACCCGGCTGAAAGAAGTTAGTATTCGCAAAGTACTCGGAGCCAGCGAAGGAGGATTGGTCTATCTGTTGAGTAAAAGCTTCCTGAATTTGCTTCTGCTAGCTGCTTTCGTGGCTCTTCCAGCAACCTATCTCTTTTTCGATCAGGTCGTTCTGGTCAACTTTGCCTATCACCAACCCATTCGGGTGAATGAACTCGTCATTAGTGTATTGGTTGTAATGATTCCGGCTTTCCTGATGATTGTGTCACAGACGCTGAATGCCGCCCGAAAAAACCCAGCTAAGGTATTGAAAAGTGACTAA
- a CDS encoding PadR family transcriptional regulator: MKGTNLGEFEELVLLTIAALINDAYSVAICDELEKHTGRAAKLGVVHAVLNRLEEKGFVKSRLGDATSARGGKRKRYYEVTHAGKVTLIKAKEVRESLWNIIPGFNLEGSL; this comes from the coding sequence ATGAAGGGCACTAACCTGGGCGAGTTTGAAGAACTGGTTCTACTGACCATTGCGGCATTGATCAATGATGCCTATAGTGTTGCCATCTGTGATGAGCTTGAAAAACACACGGGTCGGGCAGCTAAACTTGGCGTCGTACATGCGGTATTGAACCGACTGGAAGAGAAGGGATTTGTAAAAAGCCGCCTGGGCGATGCGACCAGCGCCCGAGGAGGCAAACGTAAACGCTACTATGAGGTGACCCATGCTGGGAAAGTTACCCTGATAAAAGCCAAAGAAGTGCGCGAGTCGCTCTGGAATATCATCCCCGGTTTCAATCTGGAAGGCTCGTTATGA
- a CDS encoding ABC transporter ATP-binding protein, which yields MLTVSNFTKAYNGRTVLALPELAFSSGIHYFRGGNGSGKTTFFRTVAGLLPFSGKIWLKDQYEINRDPVAYRLRVNYAEAEPLYPSFLTPRDLAGFVGQAKQAPSGQVEHIASILGVNTFWTQPTSTFSSGMLKKLSLLLALLGSPTLVLLDEPLTTLDVATAAKLFDYIRQLHTEQGVSFWLTSHQDVSLTGLTLSGIWQVGDGGIVPTT from the coding sequence TTGCTGACTGTATCCAACTTCACCAAAGCCTACAACGGTCGAACGGTACTGGCCCTACCAGAGCTGGCATTTTCATCAGGCATCCATTATTTCCGGGGTGGCAATGGCTCCGGCAAAACCACCTTTTTCCGAACCGTTGCCGGACTCCTTCCCTTTTCAGGAAAAATCTGGCTGAAAGACCAGTACGAGATTAACCGCGATCCGGTCGCCTACCGCCTACGGGTCAACTATGCTGAAGCCGAACCGCTGTATCCATCGTTTCTGACACCTCGTGATCTGGCCGGATTCGTTGGTCAGGCGAAACAGGCCCCATCGGGGCAAGTCGAACATATCGCCAGTATTTTGGGCGTCAATACCTTCTGGACGCAACCGACAAGCACCTTTTCGAGTGGGATGCTTAAGAAGTTATCCTTGTTGCTGGCGTTGCTAGGATCTCCAACACTCGTTTTACTCGATGAACCCCTGACGACCCTCGACGTTGCAACGGCAGCAAAACTATTCGATTATATCCGTCAACTTCATACAGAACAGGGGGTTTCGTTCTGGCTTACCTCACACCAGGATGTCAGCCTAACCGGCTTAACCCTAAGCGGTATCTGGCAGGTGGGCGATGGGGGCATTGTACCGACAACCTAA
- a CDS encoding Gfo/Idh/MocA family protein — MFHLNWGIIGCGDVTEVKSGPAFNKVPHSSLVAVMRRDADKAADYAQRHKVPKWYTDADALINDPDVNAIYIATPPDSHADYAIRAMRAGKPTYVEKPMALNAAECEAMNRVSRETGIPLFVAFYRRALPYFLKVKELVDQKAIGDVRYVHIQLNWEPADRELGKAAVPNWRVTPAVSGGGLLHDLASHQFDFLEFLLGPIQSASGITRNQAGLYEADDLVVASFAFESGVLGSGNWCWTVNKEQRLEQTQLIGSKGKLTFSFFENFVIKLETESGAEEITVPFPEHVQQPLIELIVQELRGEGKSPSTGETGIRSSQILDWITAP; from the coding sequence ATGTTTCATTTGAACTGGGGCATTATCGGTTGTGGCGACGTAACCGAAGTAAAAAGCGGCCCGGCATTTAATAAAGTACCCCATTCGAGTCTGGTAGCGGTTATGCGTAGAGATGCCGATAAAGCGGCTGATTATGCGCAGCGTCATAAGGTACCGAAATGGTATACCGATGCTGATGCGCTTATCAACGACCCCGACGTTAATGCTATCTATATCGCAACGCCACCTGACAGTCATGCTGATTATGCCATTCGGGCTATGCGGGCCGGTAAACCAACGTACGTTGAAAAACCAATGGCTTTGAATGCGGCCGAATGCGAAGCCATGAACCGGGTAAGCCGGGAGACGGGTATTCCACTGTTTGTCGCCTTTTATCGTCGGGCCCTCCCATATTTTCTCAAGGTGAAAGAGTTGGTTGATCAAAAGGCAATTGGCGACGTTCGGTATGTGCATATCCAGTTGAACTGGGAACCGGCAGATAGGGAATTAGGAAAGGCTGCCGTTCCCAACTGGCGAGTTACTCCAGCGGTTTCGGGGGGCGGGTTGTTGCATGACCTGGCTTCCCATCAGTTCGATTTTCTGGAATTTTTGTTGGGGCCTATACAATCGGCCAGTGGTATAACCCGAAATCAGGCCGGACTTTATGAAGCTGATGATCTTGTAGTCGCCAGTTTTGCATTCGAATCGGGTGTCCTAGGTTCCGGGAACTGGTGCTGGACAGTCAACAAAGAGCAGCGGCTTGAACAAACGCAGTTGATAGGCTCAAAAGGGAAGCTTACCTTTTCATTTTTCGAAAACTTCGTCATTAAGCTCGAAACCGAGTCGGGGGCCGAAGAAATCACTGTTCCCTTTCCCGAACACGTTCAGCAACCCCTGATCGAATTAATTGTACAGGAACTGCGGGGAGAAGGCAAAAGCCCAAGCACAGGTGAAACCGGAATACGGTCCAGCCAAATCCTCGACTGGATAACCGCCCCGTAG
- a CDS encoding TonB-dependent receptor has translation MFNNYLLLPLTLCLISPVRLLGQTPASSLDDTLQLNEVVVRGYATNRRLLETPASVGVLTRRDLNQRFGIPTIVSSLNTIPGVRADERSPGSYRLAIRGSAIRSPFGVRNIKTYWNELPLTDAGGNTPLNALDVRALGRIEVIKGPSGSLYGAGTGGTILFSGLAVPANKSSVELSALGGSYGLYGNGISLQTGKANSAISLNYNHLQSDGYRDQSAVVRDNLSFIGSFNVNPKRTVSLLALYSDLHYQTPGGLTEAQFLLNPRASRPATPTLPSSAAQQAGIYQKVGYFGLSHEYRWNDRIQNTTVIYSSTTDFANPFITNYEKRTDLGIGGRSVTQFKFPNSPLPTVVTVGAELLRNFTVDRNFGNRAGLPDTIQTDEELISRQTTLFAQVETELPAHFRLTAGLSRNDVRYDFTRYMVRSNGLPTAMITRTFTPVWLPRVALLRTFGPNLSAFASISTGYSAPSSQEVHPSAGGFSTSLNPERGISYEVGVRGSALNSRLRFDVALYKLQLRETIVRRSDAAGADYFINAGRTDQPGLETQLSYDFVLPNTTQSLTLLRLWNNLTLTNYRYRDYRQGNVDLSNNQIPGVAPTANTTGIDVETRSGFYTHLTYLFLLEFQLNDANTALSNPTQLLQGTLGFRRNLGAHWTLDVYASGDNLLDRAYSLGYDLNAVGNRYYNAAPGRNGLAGVRLSVKW, from the coding sequence ATGTTCAACAACTACCTACTCTTACCCCTAACCCTTTGCCTCATCAGTCCTGTTCGTCTACTGGGCCAAACACCAGCTTCGTCCTTAGACGATACCCTGCAATTGAACGAGGTTGTTGTGCGCGGGTATGCCACCAACCGGCGGTTGCTGGAAACGCCCGCTTCGGTGGGCGTACTGACACGACGGGATTTGAACCAACGCTTTGGCATACCCACCATCGTCTCTTCGTTAAACACCATTCCCGGTGTACGGGCCGATGAACGTTCGCCCGGAAGCTATCGGCTGGCCATTCGGGGAAGTGCTATCCGATCCCCTTTTGGCGTGCGAAATATCAAAACCTACTGGAATGAATTACCACTGACCGATGCGGGTGGCAACACGCCCCTCAATGCACTCGATGTGCGGGCTCTGGGCCGGATCGAAGTTATAAAAGGTCCCTCTGGCAGCTTGTATGGCGCAGGCACAGGCGGCACCATTCTCTTTAGCGGTCTGGCCGTACCTGCCAATAAAAGCAGTGTCGAGCTTTCTGCATTAGGTGGCTCCTATGGCTTATATGGCAATGGCATTTCCCTGCAAACCGGCAAAGCCAATTCAGCTATATCCCTAAATTACAACCATTTGCAGTCGGACGGATACCGCGATCAGAGTGCGGTCGTGCGCGATAACCTAAGCTTTATTGGCTCTTTCAACGTAAACCCCAAACGGACGGTCTCGCTACTGGCGCTGTATTCCGACCTCCATTATCAAACCCCCGGTGGACTGACCGAAGCCCAGTTTTTACTCAATCCAAGAGCATCCCGACCAGCCACACCTACGTTGCCCAGTAGTGCCGCTCAGCAGGCAGGTATCTATCAGAAAGTCGGGTATTTTGGCCTGTCGCATGAATACCGCTGGAACGACCGCATTCAAAACACGACGGTCATTTACAGTTCCACCACTGATTTTGCCAACCCGTTTATTACCAATTATGAAAAACGGACCGACCTGGGAATTGGGGGCCGTTCGGTAACTCAATTCAAATTCCCCAATAGTCCGCTGCCAACGGTTGTTACGGTTGGTGCCGAACTCTTGCGCAACTTCACCGTAGATCGAAACTTTGGCAACCGAGCTGGCTTACCCGACACCATTCAGACTGATGAAGAACTAATTTCCCGGCAAACCACGCTGTTCGCTCAGGTTGAAACCGAACTGCCTGCCCACTTCCGACTGACGGCAGGCCTGAGCCGAAACGATGTTCGGTATGATTTTACCCGGTATATGGTGCGTTCCAATGGGTTACCGACGGCCATGATCACCCGAACGTTCACCCCTGTCTGGCTACCCAGGGTCGCTCTCTTACGCACCTTTGGTCCTAATTTATCAGCTTTTGCGAGCATCAGTACGGGTTATTCGGCTCCATCGAGTCAGGAAGTGCATCCCTCGGCAGGTGGCTTCAGCACATCACTCAACCCCGAGCGTGGCATTAGCTATGAAGTAGGTGTTCGCGGATCTGCCCTAAACAGCCGTCTGCGGTTTGATGTGGCCCTCTACAAGCTACAACTCCGGGAGACAATCGTTCGTCGATCCGACGCGGCTGGTGCCGATTATTTTATCAATGCAGGACGCACCGACCAGCCAGGTCTGGAAACTCAGCTTAGCTATGACTTTGTGCTGCCCAATACAACCCAATCGCTGACCTTACTTCGTCTTTGGAATAACCTGACATTGACCAATTATCGATACCGCGATTATCGGCAGGGAAACGTCGACTTGTCGAATAACCAGATTCCGGGCGTAGCCCCAACGGCCAACACAACGGGGATTGATGTCGAAACGCGCTCAGGTTTTTATACGCATCTGACGTATCTATTTCTGCTGGAATTTCAGTTGAATGATGCCAATACAGCCTTATCGAACCCGACGCAGCTCCTTCAGGGCACCCTGGGTTTTCGTCGTAACCTGGGCGCGCATTGGACACTGGATGTGTATGCCAGTGGCGATAATCTGCTGGATCGGGCCTATTCGCTGGGCTATGATCTGAATGCGGTCGGGAATCGATATTATAATGCGGCCCCCGGCCGGAATGGACTGGCAGGCGTCCGACTTAGCGTAAAATGGTAG
- a CDS encoding mandelate racemase/muconate lactonizing enzyme family protein has product MHRRQFLHSAIFSSSLLANAEPFGSMLTPADDFPVWPLPDLHHVLASPVLIRSVELLKTQGQLMLVATAQDGTRGITQCNDRMPNLSSLLKGLVIEYFIEKDARDLPQLVDHAYRLNSNYKYAGMPLWNCIGSVELAVWDLLGRLAKKPVYQLLGKPVRTQYDVYISDFDRGTLTPDAVVDQLAQKLAATGAKGVKIKVGGRMQNTPDDERRTRAFVPLVRKKLGDSITIYADANGSYTPKEGIAIGHMLEDNGVAIFEEPCNFEDEDGLRNVNRALTKLRLAGGEQDTSLYRFDRLARTDVYDLLQPDLYYNGGILRALQVAEIARKYNKSIAPHTPKADPLIAPFWHLAAVCPNLYGLQETVFDLASKPVTWYTPPIRIQNGAIQIPNLPGLGITYDETIWKTAERIV; this is encoded by the coding sequence ATGCACCGCCGACAGTTTCTCCATTCAGCCATCTTCAGTAGTAGTTTGTTGGCAAATGCCGAGCCGTTTGGTTCGATGCTGACACCAGCCGACGATTTTCCCGTGTGGCCCCTGCCTGATTTGCACCACGTACTAGCCAGCCCAGTTCTCATTCGCTCGGTCGAGTTATTGAAAACACAGGGACAACTGATGCTGGTCGCTACGGCTCAGGATGGTACACGGGGCATTACCCAATGTAACGACCGAATGCCTAATTTATCGTCGCTGCTCAAGGGGCTGGTTATTGAGTATTTCATTGAAAAAGACGCCCGGGATCTGCCTCAGTTAGTCGATCATGCGTATCGACTCAATTCAAATTATAAATATGCCGGGATGCCGCTCTGGAACTGCATCGGTTCGGTTGAGCTAGCGGTCTGGGATTTGCTGGGCCGACTGGCGAAAAAGCCGGTTTATCAACTTTTGGGAAAGCCGGTACGAACCCAGTATGACGTCTACATCTCCGACTTCGACCGGGGTACGCTAACGCCCGATGCAGTTGTTGATCAGCTCGCCCAAAAGTTAGCGGCTACAGGTGCCAAAGGTGTAAAAATTAAGGTCGGGGGTAGAATGCAGAATACACCCGACGACGAGCGCCGGACAAGAGCCTTTGTTCCATTAGTCCGAAAAAAACTGGGTGATTCGATAACCATTTATGCCGATGCCAATGGTTCATATACCCCTAAGGAAGGCATTGCCATTGGGCACATGCTGGAAGATAATGGCGTAGCTATTTTTGAAGAACCCTGCAATTTCGAGGATGAAGACGGCCTGCGAAATGTCAATCGAGCGCTGACCAAACTTCGGCTGGCGGGTGGCGAACAGGATACCAGTCTCTATCGTTTCGACCGACTGGCCCGCACCGATGTGTACGATCTGCTGCAACCCGATTTGTACTATAACGGTGGCATACTTCGGGCCTTACAGGTAGCCGAAATTGCCCGAAAATACAATAAATCCATTGCTCCTCATACGCCCAAGGCCGATCCATTGATTGCCCCCTTCTGGCACCTGGCAGCAGTTTGCCCTAATTTATATGGGTTACAGGAAACGGTGTTCGATCTGGCCAGTAAACCAGTAACCTGGTATACTCCTCCCATTCGGATTCAAAACGGGGCCATTCAAATTCCAAACTTACCGGGCCTGGGGATTACTTACGACGAAACAATCTGGAAAACGGCCGAGCGAATTGTCTGA